AGCGAGACGCACCGGGATCTGGTGGAAAGACTTCAGGGCCTCCTGCGCCTGTTCGATCCCTAGCTTGTGCCGCCGGAACAGCGCTGTCAGGGCGTTGCCCACCTCCAGCGACCACGCGCCTGGCACTGCGATGATCTGGTCCAGCATCCAGGCGCTCGCCCAGCATGCCCGTCAACTTCACCGATCCGTTAAGCCTTGAGGCCGCAGGAGCGTGACCACCAGATCAAGGAGCTCGTCGAGGACATCAGGTCTGAGAGAACCGACACGCGACTCGATCAAAGAGGAGTGGGCGGTGAAGAGCTTGCCCGGCCGCGCGTAGCTTACACGGTGCAACGAGCCTGAAGTGAACGATTCATCAGTCAGTTCGAGAGCGGACGGATCGGAATACGGGTTGCTCGTGACCTGACAAAGGACGTGGTCCCCACGACCAACGTGAGCGAGCACCACGCTCGGCCGAAGCTTCGAACGGGAAAGATCCGAAAAGGGGAAATAAACGAGGACTACTTCTCCCGCTGAAGATGGCTCCACGCCTCGTCCTCCTCGGGGCGATTCCAATCGTCGAGGGCAGC
The sequence above is a segment of the Gemmatimonadota bacterium genome. Coding sequences within it:
- a CDS encoding type II toxin-antitoxin system PemK/MazF family toxin; protein product: MEPSSAGEVVLVYFPFSDLSRSKLRPSVVLAHVGRGDHVLCQVTSNPYSDPSALELTDESFTSGSLHRVSYARPGKLFTAHSSLIESRVGSLRPDVLDELLDLVVTLLRPQGLTDR